A single window of Aphidius gifuensis isolate YNYX2018 linkage group LG1, ASM1490517v1, whole genome shotgun sequence DNA harbors:
- the LOC122847581 gene encoding uncharacterized protein LOC122847581 produces the protein MDQILPSWLDHKFIEKILKNIENDDSICVVNINSKRASGEADNFTSLIIRLIVDFTINEKSKKLFKKKSLIVKIAQVKNGRNKEVIEQMGVFNTEIMMMTSTLKEMEKILDDGTKLCSEYFYGQDHSPDVIIMEDLIESGFRLVDKRAGLDLQHSLFAIRNLAKFHASSVALVEKNPNCKKQYNKGFFYITDELKEWKEFIDSTMKLFGKVVSSWPNLGQKYQDKLSKISDNLYNLIAKKTIVNENEFNVINHGDFWINNMLFHYDNNNQVDGHIFLDFQQPVYKSPAIDLNYFLHTSLSEDVFINHRDEILQEYLNVLTMTMKKIGCKTLPPSMDGLIKLIHKYEIYSIFAGCVCLPIMTADRKDVKNIEAAVIECLSNQFFLKRITKRLEAWDKIELFDI, from the exons atggatCAAATTTTACCTTCATGGCTTGATCATaaattcatagaaaaaattttgaaaaatattgaaaatgacGATTCAATTTGTGttgttaatataaattcaaaacgAGCTAGTGGTGAAGCTGATAATTTTACTAGTTTAATAATTCGTTTAATTGTggattttacaataaatgaaaaatcaaaaaaattatttaaaaaaaaatcattgattgtGAAGATTGCTCAAGTAAAAAATGGCAGAAACAAAGAAGTA atTGAACAAATGGGTGTTTTTAATACggaaataatgatgatgacatCAACGTTaaaagaaatggaaaaaattctTGATGATGGTACTAAACTTTGTagtgaatatttttatggACAAGATCATTCACCAgatgttattattatggaAGATTTGATAGAATCAGGTTTTCGTTTAGTTGATAAACGAGCTGGTCTTGATCTTCAGCATAGTTTATTTGCCATTAGAAATTTAGCAAAGTTTCATGCAAGTTCTGTTGCACTTGTTGAAAAG AAtccaaattgtaaaaaacaatacaataaaggatttttttatattactgaTGAATTGAAAGAATGGAAAGAATTTATTGATAGtacaatgaaattatttggTAAAGTAGTTAGTTCGTGGCCTAATCTTGGTCAGAAATATcaagataaattatcaaaaatatctgataatttgtataatttaatagcCAAAAAAACTATAgtcaatgaaaatgaatttaatgttattaatcATGGTGATTTTTGGATTAATAATATGTTAtttcattatgataataataaccaaGTTGATGGTCACATTTTt ctGGATTTTCAACAACCTGTTTACAAATCTCCTGCAAtcgatttaaattattttcttcatacaAGCTTATCAGAAGATGTATTTATCAATCATCGTGATGAAATTCTACAAGAATATTTGAATGTTTTAacaatgacaatgaaaaaaattggctGCAAAACTTTACCACCAAGCATGGAtggtttgataaaattaattcataaatatgaaatatatagtatatttGCTGGTTGTGTTTGTCTTCCAATAATGACAGCTGATAGAAAAGAtgtcaaaaatattgaagCTGCAGTCATTGAATGCCtttcaaatcaattttttttaaaacgaataACTAAAAGGCTTGAAGCGTgggataaaattgaattatttgatatttaa
- the LOC122847580 gene encoding uncharacterized protein LOC122847580: protein MDQVLPTWLDNKLIEKILRNFENDDSICVVDINSKLASGKGDNFTSEVLRLVVSYTVNEKSKKLVKKKSLIVKVANLTAGMNKEIIEEMAAVNTEIIMMTTTLQEMEKILDDDTKLGGKCLYGQDNPPAIIIEDLTELGFRLADRQAGLDLQHSLLAIKNLAKFHASSVAVVEKDPSCKKKYSNGLFFITNELKEWKKFAVNAMKSLAQVVGSWPDLGPKYQDKLLKISDNIYDLIAEKTIVNENEFNVINHGDFWINNMFFHYDNNNQVDGHIFLDFQIPVYKSPAIDLNYFFHGSLSEDVFINHRDEILQEYLNVLTMTMKKIGCKTLPPSMDVLKKLIRKYEIYSIFAGCICLPIITADKKDAKNMEELTDKDGLVDTVSNPLFLKRITKRLQVWDQMGLLDV from the exons atggaTCAAGTATTACCAACATGgcttgataataaattgatagaaaaaattctaAGAAATTTCGAAAATGACGATTCGATTTGTGTTGttgatataaattcaaaactaGCCAGTGGTAAAGGTGATAATTTTACCAGTGAAGTACTTCGGTTAGTTGTTAGTTATAccgtaaatgaaaaatcaaaaaaattagttaaaaaaaaatcattgattgtCAAGGTTGCTAATCTCACTGCTGGCATGAACAAAGAAATA attgaAGAAATGGCTGCTGTTAATacagaaataataatgatgacaaCAACATTAcaagaaatggaaaaaattcttgatgatgatactAAACTTGGTGGTAAATGTTTGTATGGACAAGATAATCCACCagctattattattgaagattTAACAGAATTAGGTTTTCGTTTAGCTGATAGACAAGCTGGCCTTGATCTTCAGCATAGTTTACTtgctattaaaaatttagcaaaaTTTCATGCAAGTTCTGTGGCAGTTGTTGAAAAG GATccaagttgtaaaaaaaaatatagtaacggattattttttattaccaatGAATTGAaagaatggaaaaaatttgCTGTTAATGCAATGAAATCACTTGCTCAAGTAGTTGGCTCGTGGCCTGATCTTGGTCCAAAAtatcaagataaattattaaaaatatctgataatatatatgatttgATAGCCGAAAAAACTATAgtcaatgaaaatgaatttaatgttattaatcATGGTGATTTTTGGATTAACAatatgttttttcattatgataataataaccaaGTTGATGGTCATATTTTT cttgatTTTCAAATTCCTGTTTACAAATCTCCTGCAAttgatttgaattatttttttcatggaaGTTTATCAGAAGATGTATTTATCAATCATCGTGATGAAATTTTacaagaatatttaaatgttttaacaatgacaatgaaaaaaattggctGCAAAACTTTACCACCAAGCATggatgttttaaaaaaattaattcgcaaatatgaaatatatagtatatttGCTGGTTGTATTTGTCTTCCAATAATAACAGCTGATAAAAAAGATGCTAAAAATATGGAAGAATTAACAGATAAAGATGGACTCGTTGATACTGTTTCTAatccattatttttaaaacgaatAACTAAACGACTTCAAGTGTGGGATCAAATGGGGTTATTggatgtttaa